One window from the genome of Thermaerobacter marianensis DSM 12885 encodes:
- a CDS encoding ArsR/SmtB family transcription factor: MTAERTDTEKQLLELQARLCHVLASPKRLEILYTLAGGEMTAGELARVVDTTTANLSQHLALMRQYGLVESRKEGLNVYYRLASREILEACQAVRQVLLEHLRRNARLAAEGGAEPPSGQE, from the coding sequence ATGACTGCGGAGCGGACGGACACGGAAAAGCAGTTGCTGGAGCTGCAGGCGCGACTCTGTCATGTGCTGGCGAGCCCCAAGCGCTTGGAGATTCTGTACACCCTGGCCGGTGGTGAGATGACGGCCGGTGAACTGGCACGTGTCGTCGACACCACCACCGCCAACCTCTCCCAGCACCTGGCCCTCATGCGCCAGTACGGCTTGGTGGAGTCGCGCAAGGAAGGGCTCAACGTGTATTACCGGCTCGCCTCGCGGGAGATCCTGGAAGCGTGCCAGGCCGTGCGCCAGGTGCTCCTCGAGCACTTGCGGCGCAATGCGAGGTTGGCCGCGGAGGGCGGCGCGGAGCCGCCATCCGGTCAGGAGTGA